The sequence TGTGGGGTGAACTAAAGACCAAGTTCCATGCCATaggaccatcaaatctggaggagcttgagagattcaccaaagaagaatgggctagCACTCCTAGGGAAAGTGTacgagacttgttgaaaactacaacaaacaactCCAGGCTGAAaccagcaaaaaggagaaacGTCTGACGATTGGCATCAGGGGCTAACCATTTAGATCCTGGTAGTTTGgggtttttgtgaaataattatgtttgtgtgcaaagtaaaataacacGAGCATCTGTTATTGCAGCTGTATAAAAATACTTGCTCtctgaaaaacttaaaaaaaaaaaaagaaatgttagtATGAGGCTATGATTTCGTCCAAATTTGTATGTCgtttgatttttacaaatataacAGTGCCATATCTGAGTCTAAAAAAGCTGGTATCGTCACAACTATATCTGAAATTCATAATGATAAGGAAACCATACAAACCTTCTCTGTGTAACTGGACCTCAGGAATGAAAACAGCATCTAGAAGTTTCTGTTGACGCTCGTTTTCCCCTTTTAATCGACTTATTTGCTCCTCGTACTGGGTTGCCGTCCTCTCAAACAGCTCCAATATCTCATCGACAGCCGCAGTCAATCGCTGGTTGACAGCACTTcttaacattttgactttagacatgtttagaTAAATCCAAAACAACTCCTCTCTGTTAAAACCTAACGTGACTGCCCAGGTCCAGCTAGGCTAGGCTAACGTCATTTAGCACTCCTGGCTAACATGAGCCAAATCAGACGAGAAATATCCAGAAACTTTGCTCAAACTCCACTCAAATGTTGATTCATATTCAAAAAAATACATGCTCTGGCGATTAAATCCGTTTATGTCTTGTTTTAGTTAGACACAGCGGATAAATGTCGCACATTTACTCAGGCTGAGTGAGATAATTCACTTCCTTCTGTGGTGCAACTTCTTCAtgcttctgcttcttcttcgtCGCCATATTTCAGTCAGTTTCGGCGCTGTCAGGCGTATCACTGCCCTCTACTGGACAGACTGAGAGCCGCAATCACGTTTCACATTTTCACATACAGCACTATATCATACAGGACCTGTAAGGCTGCTATTATGGTCTGCTAGGGGTTGTTATAGTGGCTAAAGATAGATTTAATTGAAACTCAAATTAATCCCAATTCTGacagtgttttaaacacatttctccTCTCCGTGTTAAAACTCTAACACTCAAGAAAGTGTGTTACCATTCTAGGGTGGCCGCACCCACATTATCCTGTATGCAAATTATGATTTAGTCCATGATGTCCAAGTCTTAATCCGCATACTTTAACAGAGTCTATGCAGATTCTAATGCAGTGAATGACTAAAAGAACTTAAATTGGTAAACCGTCCCTCCCTGTAccccaggggtcatcaactacatttgcacaagggccagatttaatATGGCAAGAGCCTCTGAGGGCAGAAAATTTAAGtaaacaaaaattgaataaatatttttgtctatttgacatattattgtatttgtattttctttaaaaacgcaggacattttagagcataAGTGAGATCTATCACTATTATCTATGATGAAActggccacaaggagacagacctgaCCACAGAAtgagctgggcccctgaaaatcccagagaatggtccctctccaattatgatttagcaccaatactggcccatttttgacactttttaacccctttgcaCTACATCATTTGACCATTTCtgtaacattttttgccactcttgacccatttttgatcaattttgccactttgaaacaaattcttgccactttttgccactctttaaccccttctcACTACATTGGCAGGCTATTTTTGATAtattaataacacatttaacccatttttgatattttatgcctttttaaccaaatttatGCCATTCCTTAACcccttaaaaaaacacttttcctgcatgttttatccacttCCTACCCTTTTCTTTTATCCATTTGaccacttttcatctatttttgccactgtttgacccctttaattatgttttttgtaccattttgtcccattttttgaTATTGTTGCCCCTTTAGCCaaatttttaacctcttttcaccactttttctgccaatttttgtccctttgtgccactccacaacccatttgaCATCAATTTTTGTATCCCTCTGACCCCtcttcaccactttatctggccaatTTTGCAACATTcctgccactcttaacccatttttgattgtttttgccactttttgcccattttgctattcttttaccccttttcactacattggtaggctatttttgctatatttatGCCgagttttacccatttttgatacttaaTGCCTCTTTAACCGAATCTTTGCCATTCCTTAAccccttttaaaaacactttccctgcatgttttatccactttgtacctctttttccattttgccacttttcatctatttttaccactgtttgactcccatttaaagtcaaaagaaaCTCTCAAAACCACgccttcttttcctccttttctgaatttaattacCTTCGGGGGGCCTCATATAACCctcgggctgccagttgatgatcagtgccgcATGCGCTCCACACAGCTGGAACACCTCATTTCATCTAAAATTCAACACAATTGAAATTGAGACCTGTAGATGACCGCTGGAGATTCCCAAAGGGACTGCATAAAGTATTGCTTATAATTGCATAGAAAAACCACATTACTACAGCAAATATAGTTGACTATTGAAAACAATGGTGAATTTTTAATAATGCAAAACTGGTCCATGGATCCATATGGTACTGATATAATCCTCTTTTTGGACTTAATGTTTGACTGGATTCAGATTGTGCGGACTCTTTCTGGTGCAGTAGGACTGTTGTCAGTGCAGATCAGGAGAGAACAAGAGAGCTTCTAATGCTGAGCTGTGTCACTTTAATTATCGTTTGTTAGTTGTGTGACAAAGGCATTAATTGTGAAAGCTGTGAGGGTTTTATTCTGACATGGTTGAcatggtcagaatcctgagaaccagagctttctggtggtgtataacatgttatatttatattttgtaaataactgaaGTCATTTCAGGGGGCCTGCAAAGTTTTATGGATTTAAGTAGCCCTTTAAGGTATAGTTGTGTATCTACAGCCACACAAGTATATTTACTGACCAAATCACCATCTGTGTGCATGGGAGAGAGACGCCCAATAGTACATCCCTCCTGTAAATGCACCAATTGAAGTGTGATAATTCATGTCAGAACTATGCTGTCACttcatcatttttcatgaaGTACCCTGCTGTCGATACTATCATGTAGGATGTGGGATTATGGTTTTGACATGCTGCCCCTTCAACAATAAGCACTCACACATGTAGCTCACCTGCTATGATTACTGAATACCAAGTGAACCCCTTCAAAAGGTGAGTGATGTTATTTGAGCATCTTTAAAGAACATACTgttgataaaaaaatatatatatatcttaaaAGAAGAAATACAAGAAAGTAAATGCACAGAATGAGGCAGGGCAGGTTGGTCATCCCTGCCATCTGAGTACAGTGTAATTCTGTGGGAACTGCTTGGGGCTTAGTTAGTCTTTAAGATGAGGACTGCAACCAATGAAGAGTCAAACTGCCTTTATTATTAAGAAAATCACCTTTGAAGTGTTGAAGAAATGGAAATAATGCTTTAGGTGTGACTTAAACAAACTCTTAAATGGAAGACATATCATTTATATTGGAGAGAAAATGTCATCATGTCattctaaaaataataaaaacaatatttactgcagctctgtaaaGATAATATTAAATAGATCTTGATTAGATGCatactgttttaaaatcaatgcATGCAAACCCAAAGACAGAGTATCCCTGTTAAAGTGACACAGACATGAATATAACAACATGGCATCAATAGAGGCTGTGTCTGCAGCTGATGTTTCTTGCCCTGAAAGTATTTTTCAAGGGTGAAGCCTCCAGGCCTACAGTTACTAATAAAGCAAAAAAGGATTCctttatatatatgtgtatatatatatatatatatatatatttttttttttttttttttggctatatTCCCTTGAATAGAGGAAATAAAGCACACAGAGCTATTTCAAAACACAGTTTGGGTACCCTTGAGGAAAGCAAGTCAACTGTTAAACCTAGGAACAATAAACATAGATGTGCTCTGAAACTAAGGTTGTGAATGctgtaagaagaaaaaaaaataaaaacaacagttgTTGACACACACAGGCCCCGGTGTAGCTTCATATTAGCTGCAAAGATAAGATGCAAATAAGAGCTTCTTCCTTCAAGTTTGTGTAGGCTGAGCTTTGAAGAGACAGATTTTATCCCAGTCTATTTAATtctccatccatcttcatctgCTTATCCTGGGCCAGGTCGCAGGTTAAGCAAGCCCACCCACACATCCCTttccccagcgacactttccaaatcctgctgggggatcccaaggtgttcccagaccagacgGGAAATGTCTGGGTATTCCCTGAGGTCTCAGCTGGACCTGCCCGAAATACCTCCATGGGGAAGCAACCAGGAGGCACCCTGAATCAGATGCCCGAActacctcaactggctccttttgattcaaaggagcagcagctctactcctcacctcctccagatgtctgaaccccttaccctatctctaaggtGGAGCCATGCCACCCTCTGCCGGAAACTCATTTGGCCACTTGTGtccacaatctcattctttcagtcataacccagagttcatgaccataggtgaggttTGGGAGGTAGACTgaccagtaaattgagagctttgcctctcGGCTCAGTTCCCTAACCACAACGATgcagcacaacacctgcagAACTGCGCCAATCTGCATGTCAAACTCATGCTCCCTTTAACCCATACtggtgaacaagaccccaagatgtTCTGCAGCATCATTTGTTCATGCTTCCCACGATACACTTGTGCTTTTTGAGATACTGTAGCCGAGCAAATCTCTTTTCACAAACATTGCATTGAAATGCTTTCTCTCCCGTGTGGACAGTCAGGTGGCGTTTCAGAGTAACAAGGTGTGCAAATCTTTTACCACAGAACGAACAATTGAACgctttctctcctgtgtggacgATCGAGTGACGTGTCAGACCTTCACGTCGTGCAAATAGTTGACTGCAAACCGAGCAGCTAAAGGGTTTCTGCCCAGTATGGGTTCTCATGTGAATGCCCAGATTTTTTCTGATGCTGAAACTCATCTTACAAACTGTGCAGGtgaatggtttctctcctgtgtgaactcgTAGGTGTGAGGTCAGATGTGTCCTTTGTGAGAAGCTTATACCACAGGCAGAGCAgctaaagggtttctctcctgtgtggattCTCATGTGCCGCACAAGCTCTCCTCTCCATGGGAAACTTTTCTTACAAACTGAGCAGCTGAAACATGTTCCCTCTGAGTGACGTTTCATGTGCTTTGCTAAGGAAATCTTCTGCGGGTATCTTTTGCCACAGAATGAGCAACTAAATGGTTTCGATCCTGTCTGTAATCCAGTGGGATTTTGCAGAAGTTCTTTTTGGTTTATGCTGGTGCCACATCCAGAGCTTACTGATGTGTTTCCAGTTTCACATTCCTGATCATCTACAGGTCCATCTTTGTTTAACAGAGGTTCACTGGTTTCCTCCCAGTCACAGctactgtcatcagtctcagatTCAGAGTGCAAAGTGTCGCTATGAGTGACTGAGTCCAGATTAGAGTTTTGTTTCAAATGCTCCATGTCTCTCTTCTCTTCACTGAGGTGTTCATACAACTGTGAAGAATGCGATTTCTCTCCATCCTCTTCTTCACTCTTTACAGCATCAGGAGTGAAAGTGAACTTGATGATATCAGCTCCCTTTGATCCTTGAAGCTGCTGTCCTTCCTTATGAGTCCAAAGTTCCTCTTGTTCCTCTTTAATAAGTGCTGGTTCTGGAAGGTCCTCCAGGTTCAGACTGGGGGCTTCTCTACCAGCCAGTGACACCTGCTGGACCTCTGCGGATAGAAATGTCAAAACACGAAAATGTtagaaaactgtattttatgtGGCACTCTGCTATTCTTTGATATAatcctctagagcagtggttctcaaccttgttagcctgtgacccccaaaataaaggtgccagagaccggggacctcGCTGTatctgaaggtggctgaacacagccatgcacggTTAAGAACAgttgtgcagacaaggctgcccataaagggggctaaatgggagagctttctttTCTCCCAGCCAaaatgggggcccatggaggtcagcaaaatcatgccattgtaaagttaagctgtggtatccatatttcatatttaacctgaataataaccacacttatcaaaaggccaaaaatatatatttttaatcatttgtgtagtaaaaagccttcttaaaaatgtaaaaccctcatgtaaaaaaaagaattgaaatgttttaaaaattgctacaatgggttgataacagcaaaaaaatggtggaaaaggtggtgaatgaatgaatccaatgagttggattttaaaagtagcagaaatgggttagaagtggcaacaatggataaaagtggcaaaaatgggcataaatagtggtataAGGGAGTTAAAATCTGGCTGACatgggtttaaattggcaaaaatgggtggacatttggtgaaatgggatgatgcattgatataaactggcaagaaagggttaactgagagaggaaaaaaataggcagacaCTGGcggaaattggttaaactaccaAAACTGGGtatattaaaaactaaaaatctggttaaaatgagagaaattgggtgtaaaaagtggtaaaaggggttaatagtggcaataatgggtcaacagaggcgaCATTAatcttaagtggcaagaattggtttagaagtggcaaaaacaggcagaaaaaagtggtggaaagagtttaaaaaggataataaataggtgttaaatggtaaaaaaaaaaaaaaagtgttaaaattggtttaaaaaatgatggaaaggggttaaaaaagtgacGAAATTGatgttaagtggcaacagtgtaatttaaacgTTTTTGGGGGGCATCTGCAGaccctctctctgtgtctcggGACCCcgaaggttgagaaccactgctctagaggaGCGATTATACACTAGACCACACAGGACACCTGTGCATGTGTATGAGCTTGAAATTCCCACATATTATTTCTGAAAAGGGTTTTTTTGGTTTGGTTGAatctagctttttttttttatctctataATATTATACAGAGCAGTGCTAATGATATTAGTCATAAAGTAACAACAACATTGAAAATATATACCTGATCTGTGTAATCGGACCTCAGGGTTGTAAACAGCATCCTGCAATTTGTGTTGATTCTCTTTGGATCGATGAAGTTGCTCCTCGTACTCTGCTATCGTCCTTTCAAACAGATCAAATAtctcttcagcagcagcagtcagtCTCTGGTTCACTACAGATCTCAGCATTTGGACTTTAGACATCTTGGCCAAATCACAGTTGCCTTTTTCTTTACACACTGAAAACAACGTAAACTCTCTGGCATGAGCTGCGTCCTtcttgtctgttattaactagCAAGCTAGGCTAACTACGCTAGCTCCGTGAACATGCCAAACGTTCGGGGTTGTAACTAGGTAACGGTGGAGTCCTGACCAAGCTAACGGCTGTCTGCAGCTTACATTCTTTGCTGACGGGAGATTCCTTTTCAGGTGATGACGTAACTAAGAACTAATTCCTGTAGGATTTTGGTACATATCGCTGACTTATAATAATAAAGGTGGCACATAACGGAAAGAGTTGGCTTCTTCCTTCCTCGTGTTCATGCGGCCTCAAGGCTCATGTGATACGTCTAGGTAGGCGCCATCTTGGAGAGGGGTAGCTGCGAATTACAACAGCATCAGGTTCATACTCCATCAAAGCCACCCAAGAGGGGGATAAAGGAGAGCTTTCCTGGACCCAGCCaaatgaggtcagcaaaatcatggtccattttaatGCCAAGATGTGATAGGCATAtttttttcacctgaataacaaccacaCCAATCGAAGCAACcattttttgtattcatttatgcagtagtatatagccttctacAAAATGTGAATccattttcctaaaaaaaaaaaaatgagataacaggaaaaaatcagcataaaatggtcaaaaatgggtttaaagtggttaaaattagGCATAACAGATAGTGAAATGTTgttaaagtgggcaaaaatgggcatacaaAGTGGTGACAAGGAgttgatagtggcaaaatgggtcaacagaccTTGGTCGCTAATGAGAGCTGGAATTACCATTACTAGTTAAGGCAGCACCCATTCCCTGGTAAGTTATATTCCTTTATCAGTAGATAGCAGCAGCAAAAGTGATGGGTCATTCATGAACGAGCCAgtcaaagagccggctcttttatgtgaatgatAAGAGCTGGATCCAGTTAGAGagccattttatattttataactattattattattagtactAGTATCATTTGTATatagattgtgtgtgtctgtgtgttatttgattggttagtagggatgatcttttaTCCTCTATAACAGACACACCATGCATTAAGAACTCATTTTGATGGTCTAACAATGTTTTCTGTCAGGTATGTCATACatcccagccagtgagcagatttcatctgaccacaaggtgttttggggagacagCATATTTTGGAAGATCAATATTT comes from Cheilinus undulatus linkage group 16, ASM1832078v1, whole genome shotgun sequence and encodes:
- the LOC121523615 gene encoding gastrula zinc finger protein XlCGF57.1-like → MSKVQMLRSVVNQRLTAAAEEIFDLFERTIAEYEEQLHRSKENQHKLQDAVYNPEVRLHRSEVQQVSLAGREAPSLNLEDLPEPALIKEEQEELWTHKEGQQLQGSKGADIIKFTFTPDAVKSEEEDGEKSHSSQLYEHLSEEKRDMEHLKQNSNLDSVTHSDTLHSESETDDSSCDWEETSEPLLNKDGPVDDQECETGNTSVSSGCGTSINQKELLQNPTGLQTGSKPFSCSFCGKRYPQKISLAKHMKRHSEGTCFSCSVCKKSFPWRGELVRHMRIHTGEKPFSCSACGISFSQRTHLTSHLRVHTGEKPFTCTVCKMSFSIRKNLGIHMRTHTGQKPFSCSVCSQLFARREGLTRHSIVHTGEKAFNCSFCGKRFAHLVTLKRHLTVHTGEKAFQCNVCEKRFARLQYLKKHKCIVGSMNK